The Paenibacillus sp. RUD330 genome has a segment encoding these proteins:
- a CDS encoding class I SAM-dependent methyltransferase, which yields MSNAIIEAIVEGMGLEGQLSDVQRIQTEHRIKLVRFWEIKEGSRILEIGCGQGDTTAVLAHFAGEQGFVHGVDIAPPDYGSPMTVGEAAAKLKASPLGSRIRMDYGIDVLSDETVFGEKEFDYVVLSHCSWYLKSFEELAAILAKVRGWASKLCFAEWDMEIGQPEQLAHFMAVLIQSQVECYKVNSFSNVRTLFTPEDIRELAAGAGWAITRQAAIHSPEMHDARWEMELTLAEAPAELDSPLPMPDKAKQLVRSQLKLLRSYAESGRIVRPMAVLAFVADQSAKG from the coding sequence ATGAGCAATGCCATTATCGAAGCTATCGTGGAGGGAATGGGCCTGGAGGGGCAATTATCCGACGTCCAGCGGATTCAGACCGAGCATCGTATTAAGCTGGTCCGTTTTTGGGAAATAAAAGAAGGAAGCCGCATTCTGGAAATCGGCTGCGGCCAAGGCGACACGACGGCGGTGCTGGCGCATTTTGCCGGCGAGCAGGGGTTCGTGCACGGCGTCGATATCGCTCCGCCGGATTACGGGTCGCCGATGACGGTGGGCGAAGCGGCCGCGAAGCTGAAGGCGTCTCCGCTGGGGAGCCGGATCCGGATGGATTACGGCATCGACGTCTTGTCGGATGAAACGGTCTTTGGGGAGAAGGAGTTCGATTATGTCGTGCTTTCCCACTGCTCCTGGTATTTGAAGTCGTTCGAGGAGCTGGCCGCTATCCTGGCGAAGGTCCGGGGCTGGGCGTCCAAGCTTTGCTTCGCCGAATGGGATATGGAGATCGGGCAGCCGGAACAGCTGGCGCATTTTATGGCCGTGCTCATCCAGTCGCAGGTGGAATGCTACAAGGTGAACAGCTTCTCGAATGTCCGGACCTTGTTCACTCCCGAGGATATCCGCGAGCTGGCGGCCGGAGCAGGGTGGGCGATCACCCGCCAGGCGGCCATCCACTCGCCGGAAATGCACGACGCGCGGTGGGAGATGGAGCTGACGCTGGCGGAAGCTCCTGCAGAGCTCGATTCGCCGCTTCCGATGCCGGACAAGGCCAAGCAGCTGGTCCGCTCCCAGCTGAAGCTGCTGCGGTCCTATGCCGAATCCGGCCGGATCGTGCGGCCGATGGCGGTGCTTGCGTTCGTCGCGGACCAGTCCGCGAAGGGCTGA
- a CDS encoding DUF420 domain-containing protein, with the protein MKTRQVRIRLPVRRHPKEGFLLSSQSPDSYKPSTTRNFTAWIIGISIAANAIILLLFFGPIGYGGEVSFDVTILPRINAILNSFTFIFLVAALIAIIRKNIRLHKGFILAAFTSTLLFLVTYLTFHYVSPDTAKYGGEGILRPIYFTILISHSFLAAVIVPLALFALVWGWTMQVAKHKKIVRWAMPIWLYVSFTGVIVYLFMAPYY; encoded by the coding sequence ATGAAGACAAGACAAGTCCGCATCCGGTTACCGGTACGGCGGCATCCCAAGGAGGGTTTCCTTTTGAGCAGCCAATCCCCCGATTCGTACAAGCCGTCCACGACCCGCAACTTCACGGCGTGGATCATCGGCATATCCATCGCGGCCAACGCGATTATCCTGCTGCTGTTCTTCGGTCCGATCGGATATGGCGGCGAGGTCAGCTTCGACGTCACGATCCTGCCCCGGATCAACGCGATTCTGAACAGCTTCACATTCATCTTCCTTGTAGCCGCGCTCATCGCGATCATCCGGAAAAATATCCGGCTTCACAAGGGCTTCATTCTCGCCGCGTTCACCTCGACGCTGCTGTTCCTCGTCACGTACCTGACGTTCCATTACGTCTCTCCCGATACGGCGAAGTACGGCGGCGAAGGCATTCTGCGCCCGATCTACTTCACGATCCTGATCAGCCACAGCTTCCTGGCGGCCGTCATCGTTCCCCTCGCGCTGTTCGCGCTCGTATGGGGATGGACGATGCAGGTGGCCAAGCACAAGAAGATCGTCCGCTGGGCGATGCCGATCTGGCTGTATGTGAGCTTCACGGGCGTCATCGTGTATCTGTTCATGGCTCCTTATTATTGA
- a CDS encoding DUF6376 family protein — MIKKHLLPLLLVPALFLQGCSFLGGVGDSLSYTNETVAYINEAADFSKQLPEMTQQALSDPAALEQLTAELQAMQADITAFKDLQAPEFAAELDQQLTAYSDTLSTQISGLLEQAEAGAVSLQALEQSQIMQTTSQITQILEQVKQLGS, encoded by the coding sequence ATGATCAAAAAACATCTGCTGCCCCTGCTCCTCGTTCCCGCCCTTTTCCTGCAGGGCTGCTCCTTTCTCGGAGGAGTCGGCGACTCCTTGAGCTACACGAACGAAACCGTCGCCTATATCAACGAAGCCGCCGACTTCTCGAAGCAGCTGCCCGAGATGACGCAGCAAGCCCTGTCCGACCCCGCCGCACTGGAGCAGCTCACGGCGGAGCTGCAAGCCATGCAGGCGGACATCACCGCCTTCAAGGATCTCCAGGCGCCCGAATTCGCCGCGGAGCTCGACCAGCAGCTGACCGCTTACAGCGATACGCTGAGCACGCAGATCAGCGGCCTGCTGGAGCAGGCAGAGGCCGGCGCCGTCAGCCTGCAGGCTCTGGAGCAGTCGCAGATCATGCAGACGACATCGCAGATCACGCAAATACTGGAGCAGGTCAAGCAGCTGGGATCGTAA
- a CDS encoding metal-sensitive transcriptional regulator, translating to MEYNEQVKNRVKRIEGQLRGILKMMDDEEHCKDVISQLSAARTAIDRTIGVIVSSNLVECVRKEEENGRDAEKLITEAVNLLVKSR from the coding sequence ATGGAATACAACGAACAGGTCAAAAACCGCGTCAAACGGATCGAGGGACAGCTTCGCGGGATCTTGAAGATGATGGATGACGAAGAGCATTGCAAGGATGTCATCTCCCAACTGTCCGCCGCACGTACGGCCATTGACCGGACAATCGGAGTCATCGTCAGCTCCAATCTGGTGGAGTGCGTCCGCAAGGAAGAAGAAAACGGCCGGGATGCGGAGAAGCTCATTACGGAGGCTGTCAATCTGCTTGTCAAAAGCCGCTGA
- a CDS encoding sulfurtransferase TusA family protein produces MNADKQLDAKGLACPMPIVKTKKVMKTMESGQILEIHTTDQGALNDLSAWARSSGNELLQSMTEGTVLKFWIRKG; encoded by the coding sequence ATGAACGCCGACAAACAACTGGATGCCAAGGGGCTAGCCTGCCCGATGCCGATCGTCAAGACAAAGAAGGTGATGAAGACCATGGAGAGCGGTCAGATTTTGGAGATTCATACAACGGATCAAGGCGCTTTGAACGACCTGTCGGCTTGGGCCAGGTCAAGCGGCAATGAGCTGCTCCAATCGATGACAGAAGGAACGGTGCTGAAGTTCTGGATTCGAAAGGGATAA
- a CDS encoding DsrE/DsrF/DrsH-like family protein: MTETKRTTIVLFSGDYDKAMAAYIIANGAAAYDHEVTIFHTFWGLNALRKDEAAALPKPKGFMEKMFGLMMPRGADKMGLSRMNFAGAGPRMIKDIMKKHNAVPLPQLIEMAHEQDIKLVACTMTMDLLGLQKEELLDGIQYAGVAAYLGDAQDGHVNLFI, translated from the coding sequence ATGACAGAAACAAAGAGAACCACGATCGTACTGTTCAGCGGAGATTACGACAAGGCCATGGCAGCTTATATTATTGCCAACGGAGCGGCGGCCTATGACCACGAAGTGACGATCTTCCATACGTTCTGGGGATTGAACGCCCTGCGTAAAGACGAGGCGGCTGCTCTTCCGAAGCCGAAAGGCTTCATGGAAAAGATGTTCGGACTGATGATGCCGCGAGGAGCGGACAAAATGGGATTGTCGCGGATGAATTTCGCCGGGGCAGGCCCCAGGATGATCAAGGACATTATGAAGAAGCACAACGCTGTTCCGCTGCCGCAGCTCATTGAAATGGCTCATGAACAGGATATCAAGCTTGTGGCCTGCACGATGACGATGGATCTGCTCGGTCTGCAGAAGGAAGAGCTGCTGGACGGAATCCAGTATGCGGGAGTGGCGGCCTATCTGGGCGATGCTCAGGATGGCCATGTGAATCTGTTCATCTGA
- a CDS encoding rhodanese-like domain-containing protein, translated as MKNVSAEEVRKQLEAGFLLHVIDVRETSEVAAGRIPGAVNIPLGLVEFRKQELDKDKEYVLVCRSGGRSGRAAEYLDSFGYRVINMAGGMAEWDGPTE; from the coding sequence ATGAAGAATGTATCCGCCGAAGAAGTAAGGAAGCAGCTGGAGGCTGGATTTCTGCTGCATGTCATCGATGTCAGGGAGACGAGTGAGGTCGCGGCAGGAAGGATTCCTGGAGCCGTCAATATTCCCCTCGGGCTTGTCGAGTTCAGGAAGCAAGAGCTGGACAAGGACAAGGAATATGTTCTGGTATGCCGATCGGGAGGAAGAAGCGGCCGTGCGGCAGAGTACCTGGATAGCTTTGGTTACCGCGTCATCAACATGGCAGGCGGCATGGCAGAGTGGGATGGGCCGACGGAATAG
- a CDS encoding sulfurtransferase TusA family protein, translated as MHAIKSDQKLDARGLACPMPIVKTKKQMKELPAGQVLEVTATDKGSKADLQAWAQGSGHHYLGTVEEGDVMKHYLRKASGEEAAETRFEAIVDIAEVEVRLASHDKPIVLDVREAAEYAFGHIPGSLSMPLGELDGRLGELEKNKEIYVICRTGLRSDLAAQKLAAAGFARVRNVMPGMSGWKGATEGLAN; from the coding sequence ATGCATGCAATCAAAAGCGACCAAAAGCTGGATGCAAGAGGATTGGCCTGTCCGATGCCAATCGTAAAAACCAAGAAACAAATGAAGGAGCTCCCGGCCGGCCAGGTGCTGGAGGTGACAGCCACGGACAAAGGCTCCAAAGCCGATCTGCAGGCTTGGGCGCAGGGCTCCGGACATCACTATCTAGGCACGGTAGAAGAAGGCGATGTCATGAAGCATTATTTGCGCAAGGCCTCCGGTGAGGAAGCGGCGGAGACCCGCTTCGAGGCTATCGTCGACATTGCTGAGGTCGAAGTCCGCTTGGCTTCGCATGACAAGCCGATCGTGCTTGATGTGAGGGAAGCGGCGGAATATGCTTTCGGGCACATCCCGGGATCGTTGTCGATGCCGCTTGGCGAGCTGGACGGAAGGCTGGGAGAACTGGAAAAGAACAAAGAGATCTACGTCATCTGCCGAACCGGCTTGCGCAGCGATCTCGCCGCGCAAAAGCTGGCGGCAGCCGGGTTCGCACGCGTCCGCAACGTAATGCCGGGCATGAGCGGCTGGAAGGGCGCCACCGAAGGGCTGGCAAACTAG
- a CDS encoding MBL fold metallo-hydrolase yields the protein MAVRAMDANEAAWKAIHKEELFVLDVRNKSDFEDWKIEGAGITHLNVPYFDLLDGVEEVLDQLPADKEILVVCAKEGSSVMVADMLAEQGRDVAYLKGGMKAWSEHLVPLKAGDLKNGGELYQFVRIGKGCLSYMAVSGGEAALFDAARMTEVYLNFAAGIGARIKHVFDTHLHADHISGGRHIAETTGAEYWLPPKDAGEVVYSYRPLEDGGEVRIGSARIGIEALSSPGHTFGSTSFIIDGRYLLTGDILFVDSIGRPDLAGMAEDWVGDLRETLYSRYRGLSGELIVLPAHFMIMDELNEDGTVARRLEELMRDNHGLDMDDEVEFRAMVTENLPPQPNAYQDIRQTNMGRLNPDENEQREMEIGPNRCAVR from the coding sequence GTGGCGGTAAGGGCAATGGATGCAAATGAGGCAGCATGGAAAGCGATTCATAAAGAGGAGCTGTTTGTTCTCGACGTCCGGAACAAATCCGACTTCGAGGATTGGAAGATCGAAGGAGCGGGAATCACCCATCTGAACGTGCCCTATTTCGATCTGCTGGATGGCGTCGAAGAGGTTCTGGACCAGCTTCCGGCGGACAAGGAGATTCTTGTGGTCTGCGCCAAGGAAGGCTCCTCCGTCATGGTGGCGGATATGCTGGCGGAACAAGGCCGCGATGTCGCCTATCTCAAAGGAGGCATGAAAGCCTGGAGCGAGCATCTCGTTCCACTCAAAGCCGGCGATCTCAAGAATGGCGGAGAGCTGTACCAGTTCGTCCGCATCGGCAAAGGCTGCCTCTCCTATATGGCGGTGTCCGGAGGCGAAGCCGCGTTGTTCGACGCCGCACGGATGACGGAGGTCTATCTCAACTTCGCTGCAGGCATCGGGGCCAGGATCAAGCATGTGTTCGACACGCACCTGCATGCGGACCATATCTCGGGCGGCCGGCATATCGCGGAGACGACCGGAGCGGAATACTGGCTGCCTCCCAAGGATGCCGGGGAGGTCGTCTATTCCTACCGTCCGCTCGAGGATGGCGGCGAGGTCCGGATCGGCTCGGCAAGGATCGGAATCGAGGCGCTGTCTTCGCCAGGGCACACGTTCGGCTCGACCTCGTTCATTATCGACGGGCGCTATCTGCTGACAGGCGATATCCTGTTTGTCGACTCCATCGGACGGCCCGATCTGGCCGGGATGGCCGAGGACTGGGTTGGCGATCTGCGCGAGACTCTGTACAGCCGGTACAGAGGGCTTTCCGGGGAGCTGATCGTGCTGCCTGCCCACTTCATGATCATGGACGAGCTCAATGAGGACGGTACTGTGGCACGCAGGCTGGAAGAGCTGATGCGGGACAACCACGGCTTGGATATGGACGACGAGGTCGAGTTCCGCGCTATGGTGACGGAGAATCTGCCTCCGCAGCCGAACGCTTATCAGGATATCCGGCAGACGAACATGGGACGCCTGAATCCCGATGAGAACGAGCAGCGCGAAATGGAGATCGGACCGAACCGTTGTGCGGTCCGCTAA
- a CDS encoding sulfite exporter TauE/SafE family protein: MDLDLAFIVTIFLIGFIGSYISGMVGIGGSIIKYPMLLYIPPMVGLTAFTAHEVSGISAVQVLFATIGGVWAYRKGGYLNKTLILYMGGAILIGSFVGGFGSKGMSEGGINVIYGLLASIAAVMMFIPNKGVDDIPLDKVRFNKWLAAILALIVGIGAGIVGAAGAFLLVPIMLVVLKIPTRMTIASSLAITFISSIGSTIGKVSTGQVDYFPAAIMVVASLIASPLGAAVGKKMNTKLLQVILALLILATAAKIWIDML, translated from the coding sequence ATGGATCTAGATCTTGCATTTATCGTCACGATCTTTCTCATCGGCTTTATCGGCTCTTATATATCGGGCATGGTCGGCATCGGCGGCTCCATCATCAAATATCCGATGCTGCTGTACATCCCGCCGATGGTCGGGCTTACGGCATTCACGGCCCATGAGGTGTCCGGCATAAGCGCGGTGCAGGTGCTGTTCGCTACGATCGGCGGCGTCTGGGCGTACCGCAAGGGCGGTTACCTCAATAAAACGCTGATTCTTTATATGGGCGGAGCGATTCTCATCGGAAGCTTTGTAGGCGGCTTCGGCTCCAAAGGAATGAGCGAGGGCGGCATAAACGTCATCTACGGCTTGCTGGCCTCGATCGCAGCGGTCATGATGTTCATTCCTAACAAGGGTGTCGATGACATCCCTCTGGACAAGGTCCGCTTCAACAAATGGCTGGCGGCCATCCTGGCGCTGATAGTGGGTATCGGCGCCGGCATCGTCGGGGCGGCGGGAGCTTTCCTGCTTGTGCCGATCATGCTTGTCGTGCTGAAGATTCCGACCCGGATGACGATCGCCTCTTCGCTCGCGATTACCTTCATCTCCTCGATCGGCTCGACCATCGGCAAGGTGTCGACCGGGCAAGTGGATTATTTTCCGGCTGCCATCATGGTCGTCGCCAGTCTGATTGCCTCTCCGCTGGGCGCAGCCGTGGGCAAGAAGATGAACACCAAGCTGCTGCAAGTCATCCTGGCGCTGCTGATCCTTGCGACAGCGGCCAAGATATGGATCGATATGCTGTAA